The Gemella haemolysans genome includes a region encoding these proteins:
- a CDS encoding glycosyltransferase, whose product MELKKYVEKYLNDERVIYHKVLHGGISRALNAGISLVTAEYIARQDSDDEWMPWHLDFLLNELEQNDKLDIIGSKVDADRNKLQGGIKRNNFNNLSGEELWFKLAYKNMFNHSTVIYKKSAVEEAGGYDPECDGFEDWHLWACMVTKDNALVMNTLTAYYGLPEEDNKGMIFRSRLAKSRGLRLEDVLE is encoded by the coding sequence ATGGAACTGAAGAAGTATGTAGAAAAATATTTAAATGATGAGAGAGTTATTTATCATAAAGTTCTTCATGGTGGAATATCGAGAGCCCTTAATGCAGGGATTTCGCTAGTGACTGCGGAGTATATCGCAAGGCAGGACTCTGATGATGAATGGATGCCGTGGCACTTGGACTTTCTTCTTAATGAATTAGAACAAAATGATAAGTTAGATATCATTGGTTCAAAGGTCGATGCGGATAGAAATAAACTACAAGGTGGAATTAAAAGAAATAATTTCAATAACCTTTCAGGTGAGGAGTTATGGTTTAAGTTAGCCTATAAAAATATGTTTAATCACTCTACTGTGATTTATAAGAAATCTGCGGTTGAGGAAGCTGGTGGTTATGATCCAGAGTGCGATGGTTTTGAAGATTGGCACCTGTGGGCGTGTATGGTAACTAAAGATAATGCGCTCGTGATGAATACGCTGACTGCATATTATGGTCTTCCTGAAGAAGATAATAAAGGTATGATATTTAGAAGTAGACTTGCGAAGAGTCGCGGTTTAAGATTAGAAGATGTATTGGAGTAG
- a CDS encoding YwqG family protein codes for MITIEDINKVIEKIKNEHTKEYIGISINGDRGLNISTSKFGGVPYIAQDAEAPVDTEGNQLALLAQINCTELPENDIYPKEGLLQFWISRDDSFGLDSKGTNVVKYIKDIDKNITNGDVLNKYHLPSEDNDEEYSPFQEKDASFALTFNKGTSTITATDFLFEGIAKDAIRELFPDEQVEDLYENLDREVYETLFKAFEGVKHAIGGYPTFTQWDPRDPENKEAYDTLLLQVESEWDANTKDNLIMWGDSGVANFFINKEKLANLDFEDTLFNWDCF; via the coding sequence ATGATTACAATTGAAGATATTAACAAAGTTATAGAAAAAATTAAAAATGAACACACAAAAGAATATATCGGAATTTCTATCAACGGAGATAGAGGGCTAAACATTAGTACAAGTAAATTCGGAGGCGTTCCTTATATTGCACAGGATGCAGAAGCACCAGTAGATACAGAGGGTAATCAACTTGCACTACTAGCTCAAATTAACTGCACAGAACTACCAGAAAATGATATTTACCCTAAAGAAGGATTGCTACAATTCTGGATTTCACGCGATGATTCTTTCGGACTAGATTCTAAAGGAACTAATGTCGTAAAATATATTAAAGATATAGATAAAAACATAACAAACGGGGATGTATTGAACAAGTACCACCTTCCTAGCGAAGATAACGATGAGGAATATTCTCCATTCCAAGAAAAAGATGCATCATTTGCATTAACATTCAACAAAGGAACTTCAACGATTACTGCTACGGACTTCTTATTTGAAGGCATCGCAAAAGACGCTATCCGCGAACTATTCCCAGATGAGCAGGTAGAAGATCTATATGAAAATCTTGATAGAGAAGTCTACGAAACTCTATTTAAGGCTTTCGAGGGAGTTAAACACGCAATAGGTGGTTACCCAACATTCACTCAATGGGATCCACGTGACCCTGAAAATAAAGAAGCGTACGACACATTACTTCTTCAAGTAGAAAGCGAATGGGATGCGAACACGAAAGATAACCTAATTATGTGGGGAGATTCAGGAGTTGCAAACTTCTTTATCAATAAAGAAAAATTAGCAAACTTAGATTTTGAAGATACATTATTCAACTGGGATTGCTTTTAA
- a CDS encoding glycosyltransferase family 4 protein — protein sequence MVKVFTIKEGVPYTIYGFESSQLARQAVFDEIGVEQRLVITNLTNFVPNFVETLESLGFKNFYHVIFEKSDIARDKPSVDKSFIENLEDVLEVEYTKDGYVGLVHYKDGAVECYTSQLLYKYIPKEDKFILYNKDGVVLEGDVSENYHKYHIKETDETLMQWQLVSEYLVENSTVDDKFIIDMINEYPLQLRKFFQNTGRELFAYTHYNILAPFMKFVLQSWCTNVVTSPVLEERLGSDKVRFLPPVYVEEVEEEIYTTIKNWCIVGNMTFIKKCEITIEAFRRTPDSTLTIYGNLPEGYTRNNLPDNVKFAGFVKQVPYEKHEVCISCSLSECFANSAVEASSKGLVCLLSNVDLGHRYYASICENTKTFSSFDELLELLVKYQQEGEYKSSTFAKEHVKSKVAEYYKKVLKV from the coding sequence ATGGTTAAAGTATTTACGATAAAAGAAGGAGTTCCTTACACGATCTATGGTTTTGAGAGTAGTCAACTAGCTAGACAAGCTGTCTTTGACGAAATAGGTGTCGAACAAAGATTAGTTATAACGAATCTAACTAATTTTGTTCCGAATTTTGTAGAAACTCTTGAAAGTCTAGGGTTCAAAAACTTTTATCATGTAATTTTTGAAAAATCAGATATAGCCAGGGATAAACCTAGCGTAGATAAAAGTTTTATAGAAAATCTAGAGGATGTTTTAGAGGTGGAATATACTAAAGACGGTTATGTAGGATTAGTTCACTACAAAGATGGAGCTGTAGAGTGTTATACTTCGCAACTATTATATAAATATATCCCTAAAGAAGATAAATTTATCCTTTACAACAAAGATGGAGTAGTATTAGAAGGTGATGTTTCTGAAAATTATCATAAGTATCACATAAAAGAAACTGATGAAACTCTGATGCAATGGCAATTGGTGAGTGAATACCTTGTGGAAAATTCAACCGTTGATGATAAATTCATTATAGATATGATTAATGAATATCCTCTGCAACTTCGAAAGTTTTTCCAAAATACTGGAAGAGAGCTTTTTGCCTATACGCATTACAATATTCTTGCGCCATTTATGAAGTTTGTCTTGCAAAGTTGGTGCACTAATGTTGTCACAAGCCCTGTCTTAGAAGAAAGACTAGGAAGTGATAAGGTGAGATTCCTACCACCTGTCTATGTAGAAGAGGTTGAAGAAGAAATATATACAACTATAAAAAATTGGTGCATAGTCGGCAATATGACCTTTATAAAAAAATGTGAAATCACGATTGAAGCATTTAGACGTACACCTGATAGCACACTTACGATCTATGGTAATTTACCTGAAGGATATACTAGGAATAACTTACCAGATAATGTTAAATTTGCTGGTTTTGTAAAACAAGTACCTTATGAAAAACATGAAGTGTGTATATCTTGTTCGTTAAGTGAATGCTTCGCCAATTCAGCTGTAGAAGCATCTTCGAAAGGATTAGTCTGTCTGCTTTCTAATGTTGATTTAGGGCATAGATATTACGCGAGTATCTGCGAAAACACGAAAACCTTCAGTTCTTTCGATGAATTGTTAGAACTTCTTGTGAAATATCAACAGGAAGGCGAATATAAATCTTCAACTTTTGCAAAAGAACATGTGAAGAGTAAAGTAGCAGAGTATTATAAGAAAGTATTGAAAGTTTAA
- a CDS encoding glycosyltransferase family 2 protein produces the protein MGEALYYAHLRVTVNVENAETIRSDKCFEEEIYDLLSNYENVEVYGFYSTSLLLVKNIPGVSVRCFRTFLTTNEVEILGNYGIESIDLPLSETVIDIVMPVYNREKTVGKAIESVLNQTHENFRLIIVDDGSRDGTEEVCRKIFK, from the coding sequence ATGGGAGAAGCATTATACTATGCTCACCTTCGAGTTACAGTAAATGTAGAAAATGCTGAGACTATTCGATCAGATAAATGTTTCGAAGAAGAGATTTACGACCTATTGTCTAACTATGAGAATGTGGAAGTCTATGGTTTTTATTCGACTTCACTACTTCTTGTAAAAAACATTCCTGGAGTGAGTGTTCGTTGTTTCAGAACGTTCTTAACGACTAATGAAGTAGAAATTCTAGGTAATTATGGCATTGAATCGATAGATTTACCTTTATCGGAGACGGTGATAGATATTGTTATGCCTGTTTATAACCGTGAAAAAACTGTCGGTAAGGCGATTGAATCGGTGTTAAATCAAACTCACGAAAACTTTAGACTTATTATCGTTGATGACGGATCTCGTGATGGAACTGAAGAAGTATGTAGAAAAATATTTAAATGA
- the tnpA gene encoding IS200/IS605 family transposase, translating into MANKHNSLSHTKWLCKYHIVFTPKYRRKIEFNQYKRDIVDIIKRLCKYKGVEIIEGHIMPDHIHLQLSILPKYSVSSFMGYLKGKSSLMIFDMHANLKYKYGNRKFWAEGYYVSTVGLNESTIRKYIREQEMHDITIDKLTTKEYTNPFGNKKK; encoded by the coding sequence ATGGCAAATAAACATAATAGTTTATCGCATACAAAGTGGTTATGTAAATACCATATTGTATTTACCCCTAAGTATAGACGAAAAATAGAATTTAATCAATACAAACGAGATATAGTAGATATAATAAAAAGGTTATGTAAGTATAAAGGAGTGGAAATAATAGAAGGACATATAATGCCAGATCATATACATTTGCAGTTATCAATACTACCGAAATATAGTGTATCAAGTTTTATGGGGTATTTGAAAGGAAAAAGTTCACTGATGATATTTGATATGCATGCAAACTTGAAATATAAGTATGGGAATAGAAAATTTTGGGCAGAAGGATACTATGTAAGTACTGTAGGTTTGAATGAAAGTACAATAAGAAAATATATCAGAGAACAAGAAATGCATGATATTACAATAGATAAATTGACAACAAAAGAATATACAAATCCATTTGGAAATAAGAAAAAGTAG